The Streptomyces sp. NBC_01197 genome window below encodes:
- the ychF gene encoding redox-regulated ATPase YchF yields the protein MSLTIGIVGLPNVGKSTLFNALTKNDVLAANYPFATIEPNVGVVGVPDSRLAVLAEVFSSQKVIPATVDFVDIAGIVRGASEGEGLGNKFLANIRESDAICQVIRAFKDENVVHVDGKVSPKDDIETINTELILADLQSVEKAVPRLTKESRLQKEKVAVLAAVEEAQKILETGTTLFAAGITADTEKGRLLHELHLLTTKPFLYVFNVDEDELVDEDFKNEQRALVAPAEAIFLNAKIESELIELDDAEALELLQSMGQEEPGLATLGRVGFATLGLQTYLTAGPKESRAWTIKKGATAPEAAGVIHTDFQKGFIKAEVISFADLVEMGSVAEARAKGKARMEGKEYVMQDGDVVEFRFNV from the coding sequence GTGTCGCTCACGATCGGAATCGTCGGTCTGCCGAATGTCGGCAAGTCGACCCTGTTCAACGCCCTGACCAAGAACGACGTGCTGGCGGCCAACTACCCGTTCGCCACCATCGAGCCGAACGTCGGCGTCGTCGGGGTCCCCGACAGCCGGCTGGCCGTGCTGGCCGAGGTCTTCAGCTCGCAGAAGGTCATTCCGGCGACCGTCGACTTCGTCGACATCGCGGGCATCGTCCGGGGGGCGAGCGAGGGCGAGGGGCTGGGCAACAAATTCCTGGCCAACATCCGCGAGTCCGATGCGATCTGCCAGGTCATCCGGGCCTTCAAGGACGAGAACGTCGTCCACGTCGACGGCAAGGTCTCGCCCAAGGACGACATCGAGACGATCAACACCGAGCTGATCCTCGCCGACCTCCAGTCGGTGGAGAAGGCGGTCCCGCGCCTCACGAAGGAGTCCCGCCTCCAGAAGGAGAAGGTGGCGGTGCTGGCAGCAGTCGAGGAGGCCCAGAAGATCCTCGAAACGGGCACCACGCTCTTCGCCGCGGGCATCACGGCCGACACCGAGAAGGGCCGCCTCCTGCACGAGCTGCACCTGCTCACCACCAAGCCCTTCCTGTACGTGTTCAACGTCGACGAGGACGAACTGGTCGACGAGGACTTCAAGAACGAGCAGCGCGCCCTGGTCGCCCCCGCGGAGGCGATCTTCCTCAACGCCAAGATCGAGTCCGAGCTGATCGAACTGGACGACGCGGAGGCGCTGGAACTCCTCCAGTCGATGGGCCAGGAGGAGCCGGGCCTGGCCACTCTGGGCCGCGTCGGCTTCGCCACGCTGGGCCTCCAGACCTACCTGACGGCGGGCCCGAAGGAGTCCCGCGCCTGGACGATCAAGAAGGGCGCCACGGCCCCGGAGGCGGCCGGTGTAATCCACACCGACTTCCAGAAGGGCTTCATCAAGGCCGAGGTCATCTCGTTCGCGGACCTGGTCGAGATGGGCTCGGTGGCCGAGGCCCGGGCCAAGGGCAAGGCCCGGATGGAGGGCAAGGAATACGTGATGCAGGACGGGGATGTGGTGGAGTTCCGCTTCAACGTGTAG
- a CDS encoding DUF6542 domain-containing protein: MVAPAPATVYRAAPVRAARPAPPVVIALRRFPNPRLTGLGGGIFGAAVMFLLGCLDSLLFDGGPLMYGLLFLPVAALIALWVRPADLVTAPISVPISFAFGSLPIAGGTGGAGGRIVALITTLALNAGWLYGGTLVAGVIATVRKIRMIRRRYR; this comes from the coding sequence ATCGTGGCGCCCGCGCCGGCGACCGTCTACCGGGCGGCCCCGGTACGGGCCGCCCGTCCGGCGCCGCCGGTGGTGATCGCGCTGCGCCGGTTCCCCAACCCCCGGCTGACCGGTCTCGGCGGCGGAATCTTCGGGGCAGCGGTGATGTTCCTGCTCGGCTGCCTGGACTCGCTGCTGTTCGACGGCGGGCCGCTGATGTACGGGCTGCTCTTCCTGCCGGTCGCGGCCCTGATCGCTCTCTGGGTGCGCCCCGCCGACCTGGTGACCGCGCCGATCAGCGTGCCGATCTCGTTCGCCTTCGGCTCGCTGCCGATCGCCGGGGGCACCGGTGGGGCCGGCGGCCGCATCGTCGCCCTGATCACGACACTCGCGCTGAATGCCGGCTGGCTGTACGGCGGGACGCTCGTCGCCGGCGTGATCGCCACCGTACGGAAGATCCGGATGATCCGGCGCCGCTACCGCTGA
- the ppgK gene encoding polyphosphate--glucose phosphotransferase, translating to MQIFGVDIGGSGIKGAPVDLDRGDLAQERHKVLTPHPATPDGVADGVADVVRNFDWSGTVGITFPGVVTDGTVRTAANVDKSWIDVDAVKLIGGKLGLPVTVLNDADAAGIAEMTFGAGRGRKGTVVLLTFGTGIGSALFHNGGLVPNTELGHLELHGHDAETRASTKAKEDEDLSWHHWAHRVQKYLEHVEMLFSPELFIIGGGVSRKAGKFLPLIEGIRAEIVPAELENNAGIVGAAMAASSLSTEAAAREA from the coding sequence ATGCAGATCTTCGGTGTGGACATCGGCGGATCCGGGATCAAGGGCGCTCCCGTTGACCTGGACCGCGGAGACCTGGCGCAGGAGCGCCACAAAGTGCTGACCCCGCATCCGGCCACACCCGACGGTGTGGCCGACGGGGTCGCCGACGTGGTCAGGAACTTCGACTGGTCGGGCACGGTGGGGATCACCTTCCCCGGCGTGGTCACCGACGGCACGGTGCGTACCGCGGCCAATGTCGACAAGAGCTGGATCGACGTCGACGCGGTCAAGCTCATCGGCGGCAAACTCGGTCTCCCGGTGACCGTGCTGAACGACGCCGACGCCGCGGGTATCGCGGAGATGACCTTCGGAGCGGGGCGGGGCCGCAAGGGCACGGTCGTCCTGCTCACCTTCGGTACGGGGATCGGTTCGGCGCTCTTCCACAACGGCGGCCTGGTCCCCAACACGGAGCTGGGCCATCTCGAACTGCACGGCCACGACGCCGAGACGCGCGCGTCGACGAAGGCCAAGGAGGACGAGGACCTGAGCTGGCACCACTGGGCGCACCGGGTGCAGAAGTACCTGGAGCACGTCGAGATGCTGTTCTCGCCCGAGCTGTTCATCATTGGCGGCGGTGTGAGCCGCAAGGCCGGCAAGTTCCTGCCCCTGATCGAGGGGATCCGGGCCGAGATCGTGCCCGCCGAGCTGGAGAACAACGCGGGCATCGTGGGCGCGGCAATGGCGGCGTCGTCGTTGAGCACGGAGGCGGCGGCACGGGAGGCGTAG